Sequence from the Flavobacterium sp. TR2 genome:
CTTGACTTTTAGTACATCAAAGATATTTAAACCATTTGAGTCCTGCCAAATTTATGTTTTTTAAAAATAGAATTTGTTGTACTTTTCTACATTAAAAGAAAAGCAAAGATTTTAAAGAAAAACCATAAAAATGATCAAAATAAAACGCAGTAATTTTCTTCTTGGAGCATTCGTATTACTTTCTGTAACCCAAGTAATGGCGCAGAGAAAGACAATTCAAAAGCAAAACCTCATTCAATATGTAGATCCGATGATAGGAACTGCAAAAATGGGACATACTTATCCTGGAGCAACAGTTCCTTTTGGAAGCGTGCAATTAAGTCCAGAAACCGATACAATTGCATACAGTTTGAACGGAAAATATAATAAAGAAGTCTATAAATACTGTGCCGGTTACCAGTACGAAGACAAAACGATTGTAGGTTTCAGCCATACTCATTTCAGCGGAACGGGACATTCAGACCTAGGTGATTTTTTAATTATGCCAACAACTGGCAAACTGCAATTGAATCCGGGCGTGGCATCAAAACCATTGTCGGGTTATAGATCGGCATTTTCGCATTCGACAGAAAAAGCAGAACCAGCCTATTACAGCGTTTTTCTGGAAGATCATAAAATTAAGGCAGAACTTACCGCAACAACCCGTGTGGGAATGCATCAATACACTTTTCCAAAATCTGATGAATCGCATATTATTCTGGATCTGATTTCAGGGATTTATAATTATGATAAAAAGAATGTCTGGACATTTGTTCGTGTAGAAAACGATACTTTGATAACAGGTTACCGCCAGACAAATGGTTGGGCGAGAACCAGAACGGTTTATTTTGCAATGACATTTAGCAAACCAATTAAAAGCTACGGACAAGCAGCTCAGGAAAAAAGCGTTTACAGAGGGTTTTGGGGAAGATTTGATCAAACGAAGAACTTTCCTGAAATGGCTGGACAAAACTTAAAATTGTTTTTTGATTTTGATACGAATGAGGGTGAAAAAATCAAAATAAAAATGGCTTTATCGCCAGTGAGTTCTGCAGGAGCGTTGGAAAACATGAAAAAAGAAACGCCTGATTGGGATTTTGAAAAAGTAAAAAAACAAAGTCAGGAAATTTGGAATAGCGAATTGAATAAAATTCAGGTTCAAACTATCCAAAAAGAGGATCTGGTAAATTTTTACACAGCAATGTATCATGCGTTTTTAGGCCCAACCGAATACATGGATTTAGACGGAAATTATAAAGGTTTGGATATGAATGTTCATAAAGCCGAAAATTTTACCAATTATACCAGCTATTCGCTTTGGGATACCTATCGCGCTTTGCACCCTTTGTTTAATATTGTGCAGCCCAAAAGAAATGCCGATATGGTGAGTTCGATGCTGGCACATTCTGATCAAAGTGTGCATAAAATGCTGCCAATCTGGTCACATTATGCAAATGAGAATTGGTGCATGATTGGGTATCATTCCGTTTCGGTAGTGGCAGATGCCATTGTAAAAGGAAATATCAGTTTTGACGCAGAAAAGGCGCTTCAGGCTTGTGTAAACACTGCAAAAGTGCCGTATTATGATGGTCTGGAATTTTACATGAATAAAGGATATGTTCCAGAAGATAAAAGTGGCGCTTCGGTTTCCAAAACTTTAGAATATGCTTACGACGATTGGGCTATTGCTCAAGCAGCAAAGAAATTAGGGAAAACGGATGTTTATAATGAATTCATCACCAGATCTAAAAATTATAAAAATGTTTACGATGAGAAGACAGGCTTTATGCGCCCGAAATTGAATGATGGAACATTTAAGAAAGAATTTGATCCGCTTGATACGCACGGGCAAGGTTTTATTGAAGGAAATTCGTGGAATTACAGTTTGTACGTTCCGCAAGATCCTGCGGATATGATTC
This genomic interval carries:
- a CDS encoding GH92 family glycosyl hydrolase is translated as MIKIKRSNFLLGAFVLLSVTQVMAQRKTIQKQNLIQYVDPMIGTAKMGHTYPGATVPFGSVQLSPETDTIAYSLNGKYNKEVYKYCAGYQYEDKTIVGFSHTHFSGTGHSDLGDFLIMPTTGKLQLNPGVASKPLSGYRSAFSHSTEKAEPAYYSVFLEDHKIKAELTATTRVGMHQYTFPKSDESHIILDLISGIYNYDKKNVWTFVRVENDTLITGYRQTNGWARTRTVYFAMTFSKPIKSYGQAAQEKSVYRGFWGRFDQTKNFPEMAGQNLKLFFDFDTNEGEKIKIKMALSPVSSAGALENMKKETPDWDFEKVKKQSQEIWNSELNKIQVQTIQKEDLVNFYTAMYHAFLGPTEYMDLDGNYKGLDMNVHKAENFTNYTSYSLWDTYRALHPLFNIVQPKRNADMVSSMLAHSDQSVHKMLPIWSHYANENWCMIGYHSVSVVADAIVKGNISFDAEKALQACVNTAKVPYYDGLEFYMNKGYVPEDKSGASVSKTLEYAYDDWAIAQAAKKLGKTDVYNEFITRSKNYKNVYDEKTGFMRPKLNDGTFKKEFDPLDTHGQGFIEGNSWNYSLYVPQDPADMIQLMGGNEKFKVRLDSLFNMHLPDKYFENTEDITRDGIIGNYVHGNEPSHHVVYLYNWTDSPWKAQDKIRMILKKMYRNGADGLGGNDDFGQMSAWYIFSSLGFYPVAPGSDEYALGSPLMKNAVLNLENGKTFEVETVNQSDKNVFVSKVLLNGKQLKRPFLKHSDVMNGGKITFYMASKPNKKGY